The sequence GCTTACATTTATAAACCATATGATACTCTCCATTTCGGAGGTGAATCGATGACCGAATATGAGCTTGGCAGCGGCCAGATGAAGGTTATGCGCATCCTCTGGGACAAGCAGAAAGCAACCGCTCAGGACATCATCGACGAGATGAACCGTGAAGAACCCACCAAACGGAGCACGGTTCAGACCTTTTTGCGGACACTGGTCAGAAAAGGTCTCGCCGATTACTCTGTCGATGAACGTACATTCATTTATTATCCCATTGTCGGGGAAAAGGATATCGCTCATCATGCGTTCCAGAATTTTGTCGAGCATGTGTTCGATGGCTCGATGGAAGGTTTCGTCTCGTTCTTTGTAAAAAACAACTATGTACCGCAGGAAAAAATGGAGAAAATCCGCAGGATGCTCGAGGATAAAGAAGGCTCAGAGGAGAAATGACCAATGGTTTCCATGACATCGTTCTCCTCACTGCTCATGTCATATGCCTTTGATTTCATCCCGATCGGGCTGTCGCTGATAGTACAGTCAACGGTGATTATCGCAACAGGACTGATCGTGAGGTATGTTCTCCGCAGAAAAAGCGCCGCGTTCCAGTCCCTGATTCTCCGGATGACTCTTGTCGCGGTTGTGCTGAGTCCCATCCTGACAATTCTCCTCAACAACGCCGGAGTCAGGCGGGTCGTCATTCCCGTGCCGCTCGTGGCGAACAATGCCGTTTTTTCGAAAACTGACGTTACGCGGTCAGTCAACACCGATACCGGTAAAGAGAACGGTTCGTCATACCCGCGCAGTCAGCCTGCGGATAATTCCGGAATACTGCGGCAGAGTGTCACCGTTTCCCCGGGAGACAGCAGAGGTCACAGCACCGATGCTCACCCGATGAAGGAAACGCCTTCCGCTATCAAATCCAATGAAGGCCGCGTGTCCGATGCTTCTTCACGACCATTGCAACAAAACCTCCCGCAGGATGATAACGGCGCGACAGCTCCCTCATTCCCGACTGATGAAACCGGCCGTAACGACAGGGGGTTTCTCGCCGGACTGTATGTAACGGTTTTTGTATTATGGGCCGGGACAAGTATATTCTTCTTTCTTAAAATATTCATTGTGTTCCTCTGTATAAACTATATCAGGTACTCGGCCCGACCTGCCAAATTCTCGTACCGGGTAATGTGCGGTGAAGCCGCCGCTTCACTGGGCATTACGGTACCGCCGGTACTCCAGCATCCGGTGGCGAAAGGCGCGTTCATCTGCGGTTATTTCAGGCCTGCTGTCATGCTCCCCGGGTATGACAATGAATGCTTCACGGCGACGAAGGAGGTTTTTCTCCATGAGCTCGCCCACCTTGCCCGTTTCGATCATCTCTGGAATTTTCTTCATCACATGGCGATAGTGTTTCTCCCTGTACAGCCGCTTCTCTGGCGGCTGAT is a genomic window of bacterium containing:
- a CDS encoding BlaI/MecI/CopY family transcriptional regulator is translated as MTEYELGSGQMKVMRILWDKQKATAQDIIDEMNREEPTKRSTVQTFLRTLVRKGLADYSVDERTFIYYPIVGEKDIAHHAFQNFVEHVFDGSMEGFVSFFVKNNYVPQEKMEKIRRMLEDKEGSEEK